A single Crateriforma conspicua DNA region contains:
- a CDS encoding DUF1573 domain-containing protein yields the protein MNCGPFTCLLSVAAAAVVFTSQAAANWTDQAFQVKSHNFGTVAVGAKTEFRFPIYNPLNQPIHIQTVRASCGCTTPIVETPYIEPGQSGSILARFNTPTFRGKKGATLTVVIDKPYYTEVRLRVDGYIRSDMVFHPGEIDFGMINRGDSVDQSTRVLYAGRGDWQIVDVRSSQPWIQASKEEVKRSGGSVEYKINVAIREDAPIGFFQNEVVVTTNDRSMPRVPLIVSGRVDAALTIAPQSLALGQLKIGQAVEERLVIRGQEPFTIDAIECEGWDIAFEPITQAKKMHIFTVKFTPTESATSQKQTVVIKTGGDKPVTAKAMLTADVQ from the coding sequence ATGAATTGCGGGCCTTTCACCTGTCTACTTTCCGTCGCCGCGGCGGCCGTCGTTTTCACCAGCCAAGCCGCCGCCAATTGGACGGACCAAGCATTTCAGGTGAAATCGCACAACTTTGGGACCGTCGCCGTCGGGGCGAAGACCGAATTTCGGTTTCCGATCTACAACCCGCTGAACCAGCCGATCCATATTCAAACGGTTCGCGCCAGCTGTGGTTGCACCACGCCGATCGTCGAAACGCCGTACATCGAACCCGGTCAATCGGGATCCATCTTGGCTCGGTTCAATACGCCGACCTTCCGTGGAAAGAAAGGTGCCACGCTGACGGTCGTGATTGACAAGCCGTATTACACCGAAGTCCGTTTGCGTGTGGACGGTTACATCCGCAGCGACATGGTCTTTCATCCGGGCGAAATCGATTTCGGCATGATCAACCGTGGTGATTCGGTGGACCAGTCGACTCGCGTTCTGTACGCCGGCCGCGGCGACTGGCAAATTGTCGATGTCCGCAGCAGCCAGCCGTGGATACAAGCCAGCAAAGAAGAAGTCAAACGCAGCGGCGGATCGGTCGAATACAAAATCAACGTCGCGATTCGCGAAGACGCACCGATCGGGTTCTTTCAAAACGAAGTCGTCGTGACGACGAACGACCGATCCATGCCGCGAGTCCCGCTGATCGTCAGCGGACGTGTCGACGCCGCGTTGACGATCGCCCCGCAATCGCTGGCGCTTGGGCAACTGAAGATCGGCCAAGCCGTTGAGGAACGCTTGGTGATCCGCGGCCAGGAACCGTTCACGATCGACGCGATCGAATGTGAAGGATGGGACATCGCTTTCGAACCCATCACGCAAGCCAAAAAGATGCACATCTTCACGGTCAAGTTCACCCCCACCGAATCCGCGACGTCTCAAAAACAGACGGTGGTGATCAAAACGGGTGGTGACAAACCGGTGACCGCCAAGGCGATGTTGACCGCCGACGTTCAATAA
- a CDS encoding PIG-L family deacetylase has protein sequence MGGTIAKMIDVGMRVGVLDLTSGEPTPHGSESIRQAETASATEALRLTWRGNAGLTNRKLQATLEARELLASFFRMLRPRWLFAPYWMDAHPDHVAATELVEAARFWAKLSKTDMPGDRFHPERIYYYFCIHLRLAVQPGWIVDISDHWDQKIASVMAYESQFITGRPTEPPTMIDRVRDDAAYWGKLINRRFGEPFATKEPLAIDSLRDLI, from the coding sequence ATGGGCGGGACCATCGCCAAAATGATCGATGTCGGCATGCGTGTCGGTGTGCTGGATTTGACCTCCGGCGAACCCACCCCGCACGGCAGCGAATCGATCCGCCAGGCGGAAACCGCGTCGGCCACCGAAGCCCTTCGTTTGACCTGGCGCGGCAATGCCGGCCTGACCAATCGCAAGCTACAAGCCACCTTGGAAGCCCGCGAATTACTGGCCAGTTTCTTTCGGATGCTGCGGCCGCGATGGCTATTCGCTCCGTACTGGATGGACGCGCACCCCGACCATGTGGCGGCAACGGAACTGGTCGAAGCGGCTCGGTTTTGGGCCAAGCTTAGCAAGACGGACATGCCCGGCGATCGATTCCATCCCGAACGAATCTATTACTACTTTTGTATCCACCTGCGATTGGCTGTTCAGCCCGGCTGGATCGTTGATATCAGCGACCACTGGGACCAAAAAATCGCTTCGGTGATGGCGTACGAGAGTCAATTCATCACCGGGCGGCCGACCGAACCACCGACGATGATCGATCGTGTCCGTGACGATGCGGCGTACTGGGGAAAGCTGATCAATCGTCGCTTTGGCGAACCGTTCGCGACCAAGGAACCACTGGCGATCGATTCGCTGCGCGATTTGATTTGA
- a CDS encoding outer membrane protein assembly factor BamB family protein: MNDVSNAPRATSDPDATAGRLIVIGLAVLAVTAGLIYWFYTRAHETDFQQSLIHSLIAGGIGGLAGLVMIQIGLRRRGYRPVLPAALGVGLLLAIACLRFEGFSGEMVPTFAWRWSGTGRIQPMQSDPKGTSAVDASIQPTAEDEAIDSLPDHLTARFPQFLGPNRNGVLPQRQFAIPTSVDEVEQLWKIGVGSGWASFAVADGLAVTLEQRDRNEWVTAYELISGDLIWKVTTDAYHFNALGGEGPRSTPTIVGDKVYTQGASGRVHCIHLRSGDVLWSVDLLEMAGWDQSASESEIEWGRSGSPLIVDNLCVLPYGADESSDDANQRSLIALNADTGDVVWKSGDAQISYASAQLIQFDGDGAPNSRQIVIVNEVSITGHAVDDGTVLWSFPWDGDSSGGANCASVIPVGQDRFLIGKGYGGGSALVQMSYTGDAWAADEIWASSRLVKTKFNHAAVDGNIAYGISNGMLECVDLTEPDRRWVQPRRDRCGQGQLLLCQDVLVVQTEPGAISLCEANPREFVELLRLPALESKTWNIPTVAGRYVLVRNDRHAICFRFPELAPESIDDATTDPRDP, from the coding sequence ATGAACGATGTATCCAATGCCCCCAGGGCGACGTCCGACCCGGACGCGACGGCCGGTCGCCTGATCGTGATCGGTCTGGCCGTCTTGGCGGTCACGGCGGGGTTGATCTACTGGTTCTACACGCGTGCCCACGAAACCGATTTTCAACAATCGTTGATCCATTCTCTGATCGCCGGCGGCATCGGTGGATTGGCCGGATTGGTGATGATCCAGATTGGCCTGCGACGCCGTGGATACCGACCGGTGTTGCCCGCGGCTCTGGGGGTCGGCCTGTTGCTGGCGATCGCCTGTCTGCGTTTCGAGGGCTTCAGCGGCGAAATGGTCCCCACCTTTGCCTGGCGATGGTCGGGAACCGGCCGCATCCAGCCAATGCAATCCGATCCCAAAGGCACCTCGGCCGTGGATGCGTCGATCCAGCCGACGGCGGAAGACGAAGCGATCGATTCGTTGCCCGACCATTTGACCGCTCGATTCCCACAATTTCTTGGCCCCAACCGAAACGGCGTTCTGCCCCAACGTCAATTCGCGATCCCCACCTCGGTCGACGAAGTGGAACAGCTTTGGAAGATCGGTGTGGGCAGCGGCTGGGCCTCCTTTGCCGTTGCCGACGGGCTCGCCGTGACGCTGGAACAACGCGACCGGAATGAATGGGTCACCGCGTACGAATTGATTTCCGGTGATCTGATTTGGAAAGTCACCACCGACGCGTATCACTTCAACGCACTGGGCGGCGAAGGCCCACGCAGCACCCCAACGATCGTCGGCGACAAAGTTTACACCCAAGGTGCAAGCGGACGTGTCCACTGCATCCACCTGCGCAGTGGTGATGTCCTGTGGTCGGTCGACTTGTTGGAAATGGCCGGCTGGGATCAATCCGCATCAGAATCTGAAATCGAATGGGGACGATCCGGTTCGCCTTTGATCGTCGACAACCTTTGCGTGCTGCCCTACGGTGCCGATGAATCGTCCGACGATGCAAACCAGCGCAGCCTGATCGCACTGAATGCCGACACCGGCGACGTCGTTTGGAAATCGGGCGACGCCCAAATCAGCTACGCGTCCGCCCAACTGATCCAGTTTGACGGCGATGGTGCCCCTAATTCGCGACAGATTGTGATCGTCAACGAAGTCTCCATCACCGGTCATGCGGTCGACGACGGCACGGTCCTGTGGTCATTCCCGTGGGACGGCGATTCATCGGGCGGTGCCAACTGTGCCTCCGTCATTCCCGTCGGTCAGGATCGCTTCTTGATCGGCAAAGGCTACGGCGGCGGCAGCGCGCTGGTGCAGATGTCGTACACCGGCGATGCATGGGCGGCGGATGAAATCTGGGCCAGCTCTCGGCTGGTGAAAACCAAGTTCAATCATGCGGCGGTCGATGGCAACATCGCCTATGGCATCAGCAATGGCATGTTGGAATGTGTCGACTTGACCGAGCCTGATCGACGCTGGGTCCAACCGCGTCGCGATCGATGCGGCCAGGGTCAACTGTTGCTGTGCCAGGATGTCCTGGTCGTGCAAACCGAACCCGGTGCCATCAGTCTGTGCGAGGCCAACCCACGAGAATTTGTCGAACTCTTGCGTTTGCCAGCCCTGGAATCCAAGACATGGAACATCCCCACCGTCGCCGGACGATACGTGCTCGTTCGCAACGACCGTCACGCCATCTGTTTTCGGTTCCCAGAACTTGCACCCGAGTCCATCGACGACGCCACCACCGATCCAAGGGATCCATGA
- a CDS encoding metallophosphoesterase, whose amino-acid sequence MISHWTQHPLTQNRPLPARVSFISDLHLFSSRCVADQHAHAIRQAVRWSQVCVWGGDLFDFRWSRVGSTHQTIDAAIEWLDQWCVEFPDHMFVYLRGNHDAHQPFEDRIATWSDSRSNLANGLDAMRIADTLFVHGDVIEKQGTQESFEKYRHKWSRKRPAGNLHNRAYDAAIAFRLHWATAKMVHPIDRTCRRLLHWMRHQHPTDGRGVDRIVFGHTHQRIDGREVGGVRFYNGGAAIRHVGFLPVRIVMDPQPK is encoded by the coding sequence ATGATTAGCCACTGGACACAGCATCCGCTGACCCAGAATCGGCCGTTGCCGGCACGCGTCAGCTTTATTTCGGATCTGCATTTGTTCAGTTCCCGCTGCGTCGCCGATCAACATGCCCATGCCATCCGACAAGCGGTCCGGTGGAGCCAGGTGTGTGTGTGGGGCGGAGACTTGTTTGATTTTCGCTGGAGCCGCGTCGGTTCGACGCACCAAACCATTGATGCGGCCATCGAGTGGCTGGACCAGTGGTGCGTTGAATTTCCCGATCACATGTTTGTGTATCTGCGGGGAAACCACGACGCCCACCAACCGTTTGAAGATCGCATCGCCACGTGGTCCGATTCACGTTCGAATTTGGCCAACGGGCTGGACGCGATGCGGATCGCCGACACCCTGTTTGTTCACGGTGACGTGATCGAAAAACAGGGCACCCAAGAATCGTTTGAAAAGTACCGGCACAAGTGGAGCCGCAAGCGGCCGGCCGGGAATTTGCACAATCGAGCCTATGATGCGGCGATCGCGTTTCGATTGCACTGGGCGACCGCCAAGATGGTGCATCCGATCGACCGAACGTGCCGGCGATTGCTGCATTGGATGCGGCACCAACATCCGACCGACGGACGCGGAGTCGACCGAATCGTATTCGGCCACACGCACCAACGGATCGATGGTCGCGAGGTCGGCGGCGTGCGTTTTTACAACGGCGGTGCCGCCATTCGACACGTCGGATTCTTGCCGGTGCGGATCGTGATGGATCCGCAACCGAAATGA
- a CDS encoding 2-oxo acid dehydrogenase subunit E2, translated as MTEVKLPELGDGIESGDVLEIFVSVGDVINAGDDIVEMETDKATVPVPASVGGKVTKITISEGDTVPIGGVLLEVEEAAGASGGSESAPSQPEAAQPEAKQPEPAAPATPEPAATPEPEPAPQPPAAATPPAAAQPAAPAQQPPAQQPPAAAPAPAAPVQPPVAAPVAPPSGAVIAAGPAIRRFAREVGVDLSRVQGSGESGRITREDVLAVVRATSGAARQQAAAPNAAAAPAAASATPASPTSAGTADVDDFGPIRVERMSKIRKTIAAQMHNSWTTAPRVTNFDDADVTDLERLRSSSKEDYAAQGLKLTTMPFLIKAVATALRHHPIINAVVDEENGQVIYKDYVNVGIAVDTDRGLVVPVMHNADQMGVPEITRSLAEMAGQVRSGQFAVNDLRGGTFTISNLGAIGGQFSTPIINVPEVAILLVGRSRKLPVVMPDETIQPRLMMPLSLSYDHRLVDGAAAARFLNDVIAYLEAPSRLLLAL; from the coding sequence ATGACCGAAGTCAAACTTCCCGAGTTGGGTGACGGCATCGAATCCGGCGATGTCCTTGAAATCTTTGTCAGCGTCGGCGACGTCATCAACGCCGGCGACGACATCGTCGAAATGGAAACCGACAAAGCCACCGTTCCGGTCCCGGCATCGGTCGGCGGCAAGGTGACCAAGATCACGATCAGCGAAGGCGACACGGTGCCCATCGGCGGCGTGTTGCTGGAAGTCGAGGAAGCCGCCGGCGCCAGCGGCGGCAGCGAATCGGCCCCCAGCCAACCGGAAGCCGCCCAGCCGGAGGCCAAGCAACCGGAACCCGCCGCGCCGGCGACGCCGGAACCCGCGGCAACGCCCGAACCGGAACCCGCACCACAGCCGCCGGCCGCGGCGACGCCGCCTGCTGCGGCACAACCCGCTGCTCCAGCCCAACAACCCCCGGCTCAACAGCCGCCAGCGGCCGCTCCCGCACCAGCGGCTCCGGTGCAACCACCTGTCGCTGCACCGGTCGCACCGCCCTCGGGTGCCGTGATTGCTGCGGGCCCGGCGATCCGACGCTTCGCACGCGAAGTCGGCGTGGATCTGTCGCGTGTCCAAGGATCCGGCGAAAGCGGACGCATCACCCGCGAAGACGTCTTGGCCGTCGTGCGTGCGACCAGCGGTGCGGCACGCCAACAAGCCGCCGCTCCCAATGCTGCGGCGGCCCCCGCGGCAGCGTCGGCAACCCCCGCATCGCCCACCTCGGCAGGCACCGCCGACGTGGACGACTTTGGGCCGATCCGTGTGGAACGGATGAGCAAGATCCGTAAAACGATCGCGGCTCAGATGCACAACTCTTGGACCACCGCGCCTCGCGTGACCAACTTCGACGACGCCGACGTCACCGATTTGGAACGGTTGCGATCCAGCAGCAAAGAAGATTACGCGGCCCAGGGTCTGAAGCTGACCACGATGCCGTTCTTGATCAAGGCCGTCGCGACCGCACTGCGTCACCACCCGATCATCAACGCCGTGGTCGATGAAGAAAACGGCCAAGTCATCTACAAGGATTACGTCAACGTCGGCATCGCGGTGGACACCGATCGCGGATTGGTCGTGCCGGTGATGCACAACGCCGATCAAATGGGCGTGCCAGAAATCACACGCAGTCTGGCTGAAATGGCCGGCCAGGTCCGCAGCGGCCAATTCGCCGTCAACGATTTGCGTGGCGGCACGTTCACGATCAGCAACTTGGGCGCGATCGGCGGTCAATTCAGCACGCCGATCATCAATGTTCCCGAAGTCGCGATTCTGCTGGTCGGCCGCAGCCGCAAGCTGCCCGTCGTCATGCCCGATGAAACGATCCAGCCGCGTTTGATGATGCCGCTTAGCCTGTCGTACGACCACCGCCTGGTCGACGGTGCCGCGGCGGCACGATTCTTGAACGACGTGATCGCGTATTTGGAAGCCCCCAGCCGTTTGCTGTTGGCTCTGTAA
- the aceE gene encoding pyruvate dehydrogenase (acetyl-transferring), homodimeric type, with the protein MQESKTVAKAEVAQQLGELQKAAKFDTDAAETQEWLSSLDYVLKSKGPDRVRFLIDQLRDRAAAEGVPLSADTATPYVNTIPLKDQPAYPGNRELERRIKSIVRWNAMAMVVRANKRGGGVGGHISTFASSATLYEVAFNHFFNGRGEDGYSGDSVYFQGHASPGMYSRAFLEGRLDEAKLENFRRELEPEGGLCSYPHPWLMPSFWEYPTVSMGLGPIMAIYQARFNEYLRDRGLKDTSGQKVWAFLGDGECDEPETLGAIGLAAREKLDNLVFVINCNLQRLDGPVRGNGKVIQELESIFNGAGWNVIKVIWGGEWDELLAKDTTGLLAKRMNEVVDGQYQKYTGMPGSYIREHFFGKYPELLELVKHLSDEKLEKIRRGGHDPEKVYAAYKRATELNNGKPTVILAKTVKGYGLGEAGEGRNVAHNQKKMNEEELLEFRTRFGIPISDEKVGEAPFYKPPETSQEIKYLRQQRESLGGYLPSRPTEHPTMEVPSLDDFRKTIAKLENKEISTTFAVVQTLVAMCRDKRIGKNVVPIVPDESRTFGMEGMFRQFGIYAHAGQLYEPVDSDLVTYYKEAQDGQILEEGITEAGSMASFNAAGTAYSCHGINMIPFYIYYSMFGFQRIGDLIWAAADMRAKGFLIGGTAGRTTLNGEGLQHQDGHSLLNAIAFPTVRAYDPAFAYEVVVIIQEGLQRMYADGEQCIYYITAENDPYNHPEMPEGCEEGIIKGMYKFRSKDVDNAKARVQLFGSGAILNSALAAQELLAEKYGIASDVWSVTSYTQLRRDAQSCARWNMLHPTETPRKSYLETILDGVEGPFISASDYVCALGEQLTPWIPGDYCVLGTDGMGRSETREALRRHFEVDAESITIATLSRLANADVLSADDVAAAIKELDYDPEKADPYYA; encoded by the coding sequence ATGCAGGAATCGAAAACCGTCGCGAAAGCCGAAGTCGCCCAACAGCTTGGCGAATTACAAAAGGCCGCCAAGTTTGACACCGACGCAGCGGAAACGCAGGAATGGTTGTCATCGCTGGACTATGTGCTCAAAAGCAAAGGGCCGGACCGCGTTCGATTCCTGATCGATCAACTGCGCGATCGTGCGGCGGCCGAAGGCGTTCCGTTGTCGGCCGACACGGCGACGCCGTACGTCAACACGATTCCGCTGAAAGACCAACCGGCGTATCCGGGCAACCGCGAACTGGAACGACGCATCAAATCGATCGTTCGCTGGAACGCGATGGCGATGGTCGTGCGTGCCAACAAGCGTGGCGGCGGCGTGGGCGGTCACATCAGCACGTTTGCCAGCAGCGCGACGCTTTACGAAGTTGCGTTCAACCACTTCTTCAACGGACGCGGCGAAGACGGCTATTCCGGCGATTCGGTTTATTTCCAAGGCCACGCTTCGCCGGGGATGTATTCGCGTGCTTTCTTGGAAGGCCGGCTGGATGAAGCCAAGCTGGAAAACTTCCGCCGCGAACTGGAACCCGAAGGCGGATTGTGCAGTTACCCGCACCCGTGGTTGATGCCCAGCTTCTGGGAATACCCCACCGTCAGCATGGGCCTGGGCCCGATCATGGCGATCTATCAAGCACGCTTCAACGAATACCTGCGTGACCGCGGCTTGAAAGACACCAGCGGTCAAAAGGTTTGGGCGTTCTTGGGCGACGGTGAATGCGACGAACCGGAAACGCTGGGTGCGATCGGTCTGGCGGCTCGTGAAAAGCTGGACAACTTGGTCTTCGTGATCAACTGCAACCTGCAACGCCTGGACGGTCCGGTCCGCGGTAACGGCAAGGTGATCCAAGAACTGGAATCGATCTTCAACGGTGCCGGCTGGAACGTCATCAAGGTCATCTGGGGCGGCGAGTGGGATGAACTGTTGGCCAAAGACACGACCGGCTTGTTGGCCAAGCGGATGAACGAAGTCGTCGACGGCCAGTACCAGAAGTACACCGGCATGCCGGGCAGCTACATCCGCGAACACTTCTTTGGCAAGTACCCAGAACTGCTGGAACTGGTCAAACACCTCAGCGACGAAAAACTGGAAAAGATTCGGCGTGGCGGCCACGACCCGGAAAAGGTCTACGCGGCTTACAAGCGGGCGACCGAACTGAACAACGGCAAACCGACCGTGATTCTGGCCAAAACCGTCAAGGGTTACGGCTTGGGCGAAGCCGGCGAGGGTCGCAACGTGGCCCACAACCAAAAGAAGATGAACGAAGAGGAACTGTTGGAGTTCCGCACCCGGTTCGGCATCCCGATCAGCGACGAAAAGGTCGGCGAAGCACCGTTCTACAAGCCGCCGGAAACCAGCCAAGAAATCAAGTACTTGCGGCAGCAACGCGAATCGCTGGGCGGATACTTGCCCAGCCGTCCGACCGAACATCCGACGATGGAAGTCCCGTCGCTGGACGATTTCCGCAAGACGATCGCCAAGCTGGAAAACAAAGAAATCAGCACCACGTTTGCCGTCGTGCAAACGCTGGTCGCGATGTGCCGCGACAAACGGATCGGCAAGAACGTCGTTCCGATCGTCCCCGACGAATCACGCACGTTCGGGATGGAAGGCATGTTCCGCCAGTTCGGCATCTATGCCCACGCGGGCCAGCTGTACGAACCGGTCGATTCGGACTTGGTGACCTATTACAAGGAAGCCCAAGACGGCCAAATCCTGGAAGAAGGCATCACCGAAGCCGGTTCGATGGCCAGCTTCAATGCCGCGGGAACCGCGTACAGCTGTCACGGGATCAACATGATTCCGTTCTATATCTATTACAGCATGTTCGGATTCCAACGGATCGGTGACCTGATCTGGGCCGCCGCCGACATGCGGGCCAAGGGATTCCTGATCGGTGGTACCGCCGGCCGCACCACGCTGAACGGCGAAGGCTTGCAACACCAGGACGGACACAGCCTGCTCAACGCGATCGCGTTCCCCACCGTTCGCGCCTACGATCCGGCGTTCGCTTATGAAGTCGTCGTGATCATCCAAGAAGGCCTGCAACGGATGTACGCCGACGGCGAACAGTGCATCTATTACATCACCGCCGAAAACGATCCGTACAACCACCCGGAAATGCCCGAGGGTTGTGAAGAAGGCATCATCAAGGGGATGTACAAGTTCCGATCCAAGGACGTCGACAACGCCAAGGCTCGGGTGCAACTGTTTGGCAGCGGTGCGATCCTGAATTCCGCTTTGGCCGCACAAGAACTGTTGGCCGAAAAGTACGGCATCGCCAGCGACGTTTGGAGTGTGACCAGTTACACGCAACTGCGTCGCGATGCCCAAAGCTGTGCACGCTGGAACATGCTGCATCCGACCGAAACGCCGCGCAAGAGCTATCTGGAAACGATTCTCGATGGCGTCGAAGGCCCGTTCATCTCGGCCAGCGATTACGTGTGTGCCTTGGGCGAACAATTGACACCGTGGATCCCGGGCGACTATTGCGTGCTTGGTACCGACGGCATGGGACGCAGCGAAACTCGCGAAGCGTTGCGACGTCACTTCGAAGTCGACGCGGAATCCATCACCATCGCAACGCTCAGCCGGTTGGCCAATGCCGACGTCTTGTCCGCCGACGATGTCGCCGCGGCAATCAAAGAACTGGACTACGACCCGGAAAAGGCGGATCCGTACTATGCATGA
- a CDS encoding low molecular weight protein-tyrosine-phosphatase yields MTKRVLFVCMGNICRSPAGEAVMKRFAEEFGLDVEIDSAGTHDYHVGKPADPRMMAAAEARGYMLTSRARQVTTADLQPGRFDLVLAMDSDNHSILLAMADEEKSHIRMFGDYLDDNWPKDVPDPYYGGEEGFDEVLDMLEEGCPVILQTMMGESIFDAGFSDEV; encoded by the coding sequence ATGACCAAACGCGTGCTGTTCGTCTGTATGGGGAACATCTGCCGTTCGCCGGCGGGCGAAGCGGTGATGAAACGTTTCGCCGAAGAATTCGGCCTGGATGTCGAAATCGACTCGGCCGGAACGCACGACTACCACGTCGGAAAACCGGCCGACCCGCGGATGATGGCCGCCGCGGAGGCTCGTGGCTATATGTTGACCAGCCGGGCACGTCAGGTGACCACCGCGGATCTACAACCGGGACGATTCGATCTGGTGCTGGCGATGGACAGCGATAACCACTCGATCCTGCTGGCGATGGCGGACGAAGAAAAATCACACATCCGCATGTTCGGTGACTATCTGGACGACAACTGGCCCAAGGACGTCCCGGACCCGTACTACGGCGGCGAAGAAGGCTTCGACGAAGTCCTGGACATGCTGGAAGAAGGCTGTCCGGTCATCCTGCAAACGATGATGGGCGAAAGCATCTTTGACGCGGGTTTCAGCGACGAAGTCTGA
- a CDS encoding LamG domain-containing protein, protein MFRFHGTVLALALWSSIAFAQQPFFQDGHDPAPAGQAWQPVVELTDDFEDTHLDATKWQSNPIGNGWRWDGRAPGLFRAENVSVADGMMQVTVGKLEMPVKRHGQTYTHQGAIVRSLHPGKPGQYFECRMKANRTEMSSTFWLMTKGKHAKKLELDIQECVGRTSELTDSWAKNWDQIFHSNAIHRANRNNPEKVQVQASVPTDVKNSERFFVYGAWWKSPQEIMFFLDGKHTYTITTPVDYDIPAFIQMAIETYDWNPLPADGGLVESGSQADRTTMYDWVRTWRLDPSGDR, encoded by the coding sequence ATGTTTCGTTTCCACGGCACCGTCCTTGCGTTGGCACTTTGGTCGTCGATCGCGTTTGCACAACAGCCATTTTTTCAAGATGGCCACGACCCCGCACCGGCGGGCCAAGCTTGGCAACCGGTCGTCGAATTGACCGACGACTTCGAAGACACGCACTTGGACGCCACGAAATGGCAATCCAATCCGATCGGCAATGGTTGGCGTTGGGACGGGCGTGCGCCGGGGCTGTTTCGCGCTGAAAACGTCTCGGTCGCCGATGGCATGATGCAAGTCACCGTCGGAAAGCTGGAAATGCCGGTCAAGCGTCACGGCCAAACGTACACACATCAAGGTGCGATCGTCCGTTCGCTGCATCCCGGAAAACCCGGCCAGTACTTTGAATGCCGCATGAAAGCCAACCGGACGGAAATGTCGTCGACGTTTTGGTTGATGACCAAAGGCAAGCACGCCAAGAAACTGGAACTGGACATCCAGGAATGCGTCGGACGCACCAGCGAATTGACCGATTCTTGGGCCAAGAACTGGGACCAGATCTTTCACAGCAACGCCATCCACCGGGCCAACCGGAACAACCCCGAAAAGGTCCAGGTTCAAGCCAGCGTTCCGACCGACGTCAAAAACAGCGAACGTTTTTTCGTTTACGGCGCTTGGTGGAAATCGCCGCAAGAAATCATGTTCTTCTTGGACGGCAAACACACCTACACCATCACGACGCCGGTGGACTATGACATCCCGGCGTTCATCCAGATGGCCATCGAAACGTACGACTGGAACCCGTTGCCCGCCGATGGTGGCCTGGTCGAAAGCGGATCGCAGGCCGACCGCACCACGATGTACGACTGGGTTCGGACCTGGCGATTGGACCCATCGGGCGACCGATAA
- a CDS encoding VIT1/CCC1 transporter family protein, with translation MNQPPAKPSLSPEHLAATHTSELIGKRLRAGHKPDYLPDFIYGAIDGTVTTFAVVSGVAGAELSSTIVIILGLANLIGDGFSMAASNYMGTRVEGQLRDRARIREGLEIDAYPDGEREEIRQIYAQKGFTGNDLDRAVDVITSDRQRWIDTMVAEEMGISLTYRSPWIAGLSTMIAFLIVGLIPLLPFVAVWLTSLELSAPYVVSSVMTGCAFFLVGAIKSRFVEQWWVWSGLETLVLGGSAAVLAYIVGWALRGIAV, from the coding sequence ATGAACCAGCCGCCGGCCAAACCATCTTTGTCGCCCGAACACTTGGCCGCCACCCACACGTCCGAATTGATCGGCAAACGTTTGCGTGCCGGCCACAAGCCGGACTATTTGCCCGATTTTATCTATGGCGCGATCGACGGCACGGTGACCACGTTCGCCGTCGTGTCGGGCGTCGCCGGCGCGGAACTGTCGTCGACGATCGTGATCATCCTGGGCTTGGCCAACCTGATCGGCGACGGATTCAGCATGGCGGCCAGCAATTACATGGGCACGCGTGTCGAAGGCCAATTGCGTGACCGCGCCCGCATCCGCGAAGGCTTGGAGATCGACGCTTATCCGGACGGTGAACGCGAAGAGATCCGTCAAATCTATGCACAAAAGGGATTCACCGGTAACGATTTGGACCGGGCGGTCGATGTCATCACATCGGACCGACAACGTTGGATCGACACGATGGTCGCCGAAGAAATGGGCATCAGTCTGACGTACCGGTCCCCGTGGATTGCGGGGCTGTCCACGATGATCGCGTTCCTGATCGTCGGTCTGATCCCGCTGCTTCCATTTGTCGCCGTTTGGTTGACGTCGCTGGAGTTGTCGGCACCCTACGTCGTCAGTAGCGTGATGACAGGCTGTGCGTTTTTCCTAGTCGGCGCGATCAAATCCCGCTTTGTCGAACAGTGGTGGGTCTGGTCCGGTTTGGAAACGTTGGTCCTGGGTGGTTCCGCAGCCGTCTTGGCTTACATCGTCGGATGGGCACTTCGCGGCATCGCCGTTTAA